One genomic segment of Ictalurus punctatus breed USDA103 chromosome 4, Coco_2.0, whole genome shotgun sequence includes these proteins:
- the si:ch211-1e14.1 gene encoding UPF0606 protein KIAA1549 isoform X1, whose protein sequence is MEAVTRAAALTAQSRGWRVVSLCLITLVSMATSYLPAQDRSLLDSNTTKQSLMEVPHQTASPITLLYTSFEAWGQSSDIHRTFPILPNTESPKASENYYSHTIGTVYGSASMPPPSYIPNPEPLSGPAVHSGIQLSQTSPNLPSTGLDSFAEPPFPPPELPAERFSNSDTTSANQEELSNHLVPSHDLNIQNDGTLDAHLLYPSHAVFGKYHLTSSFTEPTMGPPEVFFPANTMDVDYGSGSGDYLETMSYMGTEGDDYSLVTNFPSDMYDFEDSNSESYDTSFPTRVMIPLSTRYLSPSTSTNVPDRHLTMNPNMAFSITPNSTSTLQVTNSKMTVSQSVMTSRTPTLTSIPNSPTHMPFSSTVYLGVQAIHPTAVHSSASLHRSNIVSDTSESYSNWPDVTIEPSDVLLPDMNSLEYYNIQLTKNNDSLTGQQGNQTTSKHFSLSLSVSTTSTYTVPPSHMITVMYGEDLQPMGNNSWPEESSTDISGFDLSNTTVLDLSDIRPSLMNGTFPFLYSSVLTPSMDFSTSLWDLATTANWISTESVSTSLSLFFPPSDSEESDVMFPTSTNVYSTLPETSLPTSSVISNVFTQTHNASEVPTESTLNSTSAISVTEMADQGFTGVESSFTEVTDDVMTTTSKPAVSTTSVLYNETTVTTPGPTTEVFNTTTLTMPTTPSVTTQTSTLQTTTVREYLCNNTKPDTYLVRVGFPLGSTAGYAKTKVGEILKAEFNRSVELQVVKSPPDFVFRAVSGPVVYTAISVMNALRRFTYTSDTILSVSPISPVPGQQYHIHSVLQFVPIGIDMHVCTFIEHIERGLIYAFAEVRRRLKESTDFTVHILNITMSSVAPTRRQLRGPVDITFVVRDAQGYILGSEVSGHLRHLSMVEFSYYLGYPVQQIAEPFHYPELNTTQLLRSSWVKTVLLGVMENDVSGRIFQAKMERRLALLLGEGLSAGRRLKRATSMGNNSVQIVQITRLPEPDDPLEMIYFVEGANGERLPAVTTADLLNRLDVQHAAILLGYRIQGILAQPVEKQASLPSETENTNTWIIVGVVVPVLVVMIIISILYWKLCRTDKLEFQPDTMSTVQQRQKKPISTATSSKKQECMKEEEEEAVKEDEPKKAIKEKLKEGVEIAELQTPSVKGFDFAKLHLGQHSKDDLRVIQEPLPAPAPAKEPSANENTEASTPKSKGSSTKASRNSQHRRGQISPSDGDSLGSEPFSERESPKANPRLSSDPKQPRKMAPNGLNGPPPLNGADEQVSSASIFEHVDRMSRSSDGANKRFSSKIQLIAMQPMPALPLPCPATDTKAAVNTKMNKEIQVALRQKSEIEHHRNKIRLRAKRKGHYDFPAMDDLMDSLGDAKEQDRIYQKAQMQIDKILDPDSRVPPLYTEPRKSGREKRSPKQRKKQQMNGDLTDADRDRLITNDSDGTYKKYPGVNNVAYVSDPDQGPEAQSPSPTDDVFLSSVSPPAGHTAPPPPYLPPQPSIEEARQQMHSLLDDAFALVSPSSQAANAGITLPGLGVRSEHTALSSPPSRGPRPCGPSYPALSPFSGRYSDLGLPPSTVQGLMHRPGLGCGYPQGEGVSGEQMQSEGLYNSRGGYIDEPPSSARPRPVGGTTGAQLHHMTQVNLSGRVNEGRQPGALNWGPYHEEDFRPVNRDPVLNSFDYPLVSVFQSPRSGMREPSAPPAHLDTVGLGFSPSAPPEDSVPPSHSSASLIKAIREELMRLSQKQAAPTGYHS, encoded by the exons ACCGGTCTTTGTTGGATTCCAACACAACAAAGCAATCTCTGATGGAAGTGCCACATCAAACAGCTTCACCCATCACCTTACTGTATACTTCCTTCGAAGCCTGGGGACAGTCCAGTGACATCCATAGGACATTCCCCATCTTGCCTAACACTGAATCACCCAAAGCCTCAGAGAATTACTACAGTCACACCATCGGCACTGTATATGGCTCAGCTTCCATGCCACCTCCAAGCTATATCCCTAATCCAGAGCCTCTCTCTGGCCCTGCAGTACATTCAGGCATCCAGCTCTCACAGACGTCACCAAATTTGCCTTCAACTGGGCTGGATTCTTTTGCAGAACCACCGTTTCCACCCCCTGAATTACCAGCAGAAAGATTTAGCAATAGTGACACTACATCTGCAAACCAAGAAGAACTTTCAAATCATTTAGTCCCTAGTCATGACTTAAATATCCAAAATGATGGTACCCTAGATGCTCATCTGTTATATCCAAGTCatgctgtttttggaaaatatcATTTGACATCATCTTTCACAGAACCAACTATGGGTCCACCAGAGGTCTTCTTCCCAGCCAACACTATGGATGTGGACTATGGTTCTGGTTCTGGTGATTACTTGGAAACAATGTCTTACATGGGAACTGAGGGAGATGACTATTCGTTGGTCACCAATTTTCCCTCCGACATGTATGACTTTGAGGACTCAAACTCCGAATCCTACGATACATCTTTCCCTACAAGGGTAATGATTCCTTTGTCCACAAGGTACCTCTCTCCCAGTACCTCCACAAATGTTCCTGATAGACATCTTACTATGAATCCTAACATGGCCTTCAGTATTACCCCAAATTCAACCAGTACTCTCCAAGTAACCAATAGCAAAATGACAGTTTCTCAAAGTGTAATGACCTCCAGAACCCCTACCCTAACCAGTATTCCCAACAGTCCGACCCATATGCCATTTTCCAGCACTGTTTACTTGGGTGTCCAAGCCATCCATCCTACAGCAGTGCATTCTAGTGCCTCCTTACATCGGAGCAACATAGTCAGTGACACTTCAGAGTCATATTCTAACTGGCCTGATGTTACCATTGAACCCAGTGATGTTCTTCTGCCTGATATGAATAGTCTGGAGTACTACAACATTCAACTGACAAAGAATAATGACAGCTTGACAGGACAACAGGGCAACCAGACCACTTCCAAAcatttctccctctccctgtcaGTAAGCACTACCAGCACCTACACTGTTCCTCCCAGTCACATGATAACAGTAATGTATGGAGAGGACCTGCAGCCTATGGGCAACAACTCCTGGCCTGAAGAATCTTCTACAGACATCTCAGGATTTGATTTGTCCAACACTACTGTCTTGGATTTGTCAGACATAAGACCTAGTCTAATGAATGGTACATTTCCGTTTTTGTACTCATCAGTGTTAACTCCTTCCATGGACTTTTCAACTTCCCTGTGGGATCTGGCCACGACTGCTAACTGGATTAGCACAGAATCTGTCAGCACCTCCCTGTCACTGTTTTTCCCACCCTCTGATTCAGAGGAATCCGATGTCATGTTTCCGACGTCCACAAACGTCTACTCTACATTGCCAGAGACCTCACTCCCTACTTCTTCAGTCATCAGTAATGTGTTCACCCAGACACATAATGCCTCTGAGGTGCCTACTGAGTCAACCCTCAATAGCACTTCTGCCATTTCTGTGACCGAGATGGCTGACCAAGGTTTCACAGGAGTAGAGAGTTCTTTCACTGAAGTTACCGATGATGTAATGACAACAACCAGCAAGCCAGCAGTCTCCACCACTTCAGTATTATATAATGAGACAACTGTGACTACCCCGGGCCCAACAACTGAAGTGTTTAATACTACAACTCTTACAATGCCTACAACCCCTTCAGTGACAACCCAGACTTCTACTCTTCAGACTACCACTGTCCGAGAGTACCTCTGCAACAATACCAAACCTGATACCTACTTAGTGCGAGTCG GTTTTCCGCTTGGCTCCACCGCTGGTTACGCCAAAACAAAAGTCGGAGAGATCCTCAAAGCGGAATTCAATCGATCGGTTGAACTGCAG gtggtgaAATCCCCTCCAGACTTTGTGTTTCGGGCTGTGTCTGGTCCTGTTGTCTACACAGCCATATCAGTTATGAACGCTCTGAGACGGTTTACATACACGTCTGACACCATTCTTAGTGTTTCCCCTATCAGTCCTGTACCAGGCCAACAGTACCACATCCATTCTG TGCTTCAGTTTGTGCCTATTGGCATTGACATGCATGTGTGCACATTCATCGAGCACATTGAAAGAGGCCTGATTTACGCTTTCGCCGAGGTGCGCCGTCGCTTAAAGGAGTCTACTGACTTTACCGTGCAC ATCTTGAACATCACCATGAGCTCTGTGGCACCAACACGGAGGCAGCTTCGTGGGCCAGTGGACATCACCTTTGTGGTACGTGATGCTCAAGGGTACATACTAGGGTCAGAGGTCAGCGGTCACTTGAGACATCTCAGTATGGTGGAGTTTAGCTACTACCTGGGATACCCTGTTCAGCAGATTGCAGAAC CATTTCACTACCCTGAACTGAACACCACACAGTTGCTACGCTCTTCATGGGTGAAGACAG tgttgCTGGGcgtgatggagaatgatgtgAGTGGTAGAATTTTCCAGGCAAAGATGGAGAGGAGACTAGCTCTGCTGCTTGGAGAGGGGCTTTCTGCAGGCCGACGCCTTAAAAGAGCCACCAGTATGGGCAACAACAGCGTACAG ATTGTGCAGATCACTCGTCTACCAGAACCGGATGACCCTCTGGAGATGATCTACTTTGTGGAAGGTGCTAACGGTGAAAGGCTGCCTGCTGTCACCACCGCAGACCTGCTGAACAGACTGGATGTGCAGCATGCGGCCATCTTGCTGGGATACCGCATCCAGGGAATTCTGGCGCAGC ctGTGGAGAAGCAGGCATCATTGCCGTCTGAGACAGAGAATACCAACACATGGATTATAGTAGGAGTGGTGGTGCCAGTACTGGTGGTGATGATCATCATAAGCATACTGTACTGGAAACTCTGCCGCACGGACAAGCTGGAGTTCCAGCCAGACACCATGAGCACTGTCCAACAGAGGCAGAAG AAGCCTATCTCTACTGCCACAAGCAGTAAGAAACAAGAATGTAtgaaagaggaggaagaggaagcgGTAAAGGAAGACGAGCCGAAAAAAGCGATCAAGGAAAAGTTGAAAGAAGGAGTGGAAATAGCAGAG CTGCAGACTCCCAGTGTGAAGGGCTTTGACTTTGCCAAGCTACACTTGGGCCAGCACAGTAAGGATGACCTCAGGGTGATCCAAGAACCTTTACCAGCCCCAGCGCCAGCTAAAGAGCCGAGTGCCAACGAGAACACAGAAGCGTCCACACCCAAATCCAAAGGCTCCTCCACTAAGGCCTCCCGTAACAGCCAGCACAGGAGGGGACA GATCTCTCCTTCCGACGGTGATTCGTTGGGAAGCGAGCCATTCAGTGAGAGGGAGTCTCCGAAGGCAAACCCGAGACTGTCCAGCGATCCCAAGCAACCTCGTAAGATGGCCCCGAACGGATTAAACG GTCCTCCTCCACTGAATGGTGCAGATGAGCAGGTATCATCAGCCTCCATTTTTGAGCACGTGGACCGGATGTCCCGCTCATCGGATGGCGCCAACAAGCGCTTCTCCAGCAAGATCCAGCTGATTGCCATGCAGCCCATGCCTGCTCTGCCCTTACCCTGCCCTGCAACCGATACCAAGGCTGCTGTCAACACCAAGATGAACAAGGAG ATCCAGGTTGCTCTGAGGCAAAAGTCTGAGATTGAGCACCATCGCAATAAGATCCGTCTCAGGGCTAAGAGGAAGGGCCACTATGACTTCCCCGCCATGGATGATCTCATGGACAGCCTGGGGGATGCAAAAGAGCAGGACCGCATCTACCAGAAGGCTCAGATGCAGATTGATAAGATCCTGGACCCGGATAGCCGCGTGCCCCCCCTCTACACCGAGCCCAGGAAAAG tggcaGAGAAAAGCGTTCTCCCAAGCAGAGAAAAAAGCAGCAGATGAATGGAGATCTGACAGacgcagacagagacagacttaTCACTAATGACAGTGACGGCACATACAAGAAATACCCAGGAGTCAACAATGTAGCATATGTG tCGGATCCTGACCAGGGCCCCGAAGCTCAAAGTCCATCCCCGACTGATGATGTCTTTCTGAGCTCGGTGTCGCCCCCAGCAGGCCACACCGCCCCTCCTCCACCCTACCTGCCCCCTCAGCCATCTATAGAGGAGGCCCGGCAGCAAATGCACTCGCTGCTTGATGATGCTTTTGCCCTGGTGTCCCCCTCTTCACAGGCCGCCAATGCGGGCATCACACTGCCTGGGTTGGGTGTCAGGAGTGAACACACAGCTCTTTCCAGCCCTCCGTCACGTGGCCCACGACCCTGTGGGCCTTCATACCCTGCGCTCAGCCCCTTCTCTGGG AGATATTCCGACTTAGGCCTGCCACCTTCGACAGTACAAGGCTTAATGCACAG GCCGGGTTTGGGATGTGGTTACCCTCAAGGAGAAGGAGTCAGCGGAGAGCAGATGCAGTCTGAGGGACTCTACAACAGCAGAGGGGGCTATATTGATGAACCGCCTTCTTCTGCTAGGCCTCGGCCAGTAGGGGGCACAACAG gtgctcAGTTACACCACATGACACAGGTGAATTTGTCAGGTCGTGTGAATGAAGGCAGGCAACCCGGTGCCTTAAACTGGGGGCCTTATCATGAAGAGGACTTCAGACCTGTGAACAGAGATCCT GTTCTCAACTCTTTCGACTACCCCCTCGTGTCTGTGTTCCAGAGCCCCAGGAGCGGAATGAGAGAGCCGTCCGCCCCCCCTGCCCACCTGGACACAGTGGGCCTGGGCTTCTCTCCGTCTGCTCCTCCTGAGGACTCCGTTCCCCCGAGCCATTCCTCTGCCTCGCTCATCAAAGCCATCCGCGAGGAGCTGATGCGCCTTTCCCAGAAGCAAGCGGCCCCCACGGGCTACCACAGCTGA
- the si:ch211-1e14.1 gene encoding UPF0606 protein KIAA1549 isoform X2, protein MEAVTRAAALTAQSRGWRVVSLCLITLVSMATSYLPAQDRSLLDSNTTKQSLMEVPHQTASPITLLYTSFEAWGQSSDIHRTFPILPNTESPKASENYYSHTIGTVYGSASMPPPSYIPNPEPLSGPAVHSGIQLSQTSPNLPSTGLDSFAEPPFPPPELPAERFSNSDTTSANQEELSNHLVPSHDLNIQNDGTLDAHLLYPSHAVFGKYHLTSSFTEPTMGPPEVFFPANTMDVDYGSGSGDYLETMSYMGTEGDDYSLVTNFPSDMYDFEDSNSESYDTSFPTRVMIPLSTRYLSPSTSTNVPDRHLTMNPNMAFSITPNSTSTLQVTNSKMTVSQSVMTSRTPTLTSIPNSPTHMPFSSTVYLGVQAIHPTAVHSSASLHRSNIVSDTSESYSNWPDVTIEPSDVLLPDMNSLEYYNIQLTKNNDSLTGQQGNQTTSKHFSLSLSVSTTSTYTVPPSHMITVMYGEDLQPMGNNSWPEESSTDISGFDLSNTTVLDLSDIRPSLMNGTFPFLYSSVLTPSMDFSTSLWDLATTANWISTESVSTSLSLFFPPSDSEESDVMFPTSTNVYSTLPETSLPTSSVISNVFTQTHNASEVPTESTLNSTSAISVTEMADQGFTGVESSFTEVTDDVMTTTSKPAVSTTSVLYNETTVTTPGPTTEVFNTTTLTMPTTPSVTTQTSTLQTTTVREYLCNNTKPDTYLVRVGFPLGSTAGYAKTKVGEILKAEFNRSVELQVVKSPPDFVFRAVSGPVVYTAISVMNALRRFTYTSDTILSVSPISPVPGQQYHIHSVLQFVPIGIDMHVCTFIEHIERGLIYAFAEVRRRLKESTDFTVHILNITMSSVAPTRRQLRGPVDITFVVRDAQGYILGSEVSGHLRHLSMVEFSYYLGYPVQQIAEPFHYPELNTTQLLRSSWVKTVLLGVMENDVSGRIFQAKMERRLALLLGEGLSAGRRLKRATSMGNNSVQIVQITRLPEPDDPLEMIYFVEGANGERLPAVTTADLLNRLDVQHAAILLGYRIQGILAQPVEKQASLPSETENTNTWIIVGVVVPVLVVMIIISILYWKLCRTDKLEFQPDTMSTVQQRQKKPISTATSSKKQECMKEEEEEAVKEDEPKKAIKEKLKEGVEIAELQTPSVKGFDFAKLHLGQHSKDDLRVIQEPLPAPAPAKEPSANENTEASTPKSKGSSTKASRNSQHRRGQISPSDGDSLGSEPFSERESPKANPRLSSDPKQPRKMAPNGLNGPPPLNGADEQVSSASIFEHVDRMSRSSDGANKRFSSKIQLIAMQPMPALPLPCPATDTKAAVNTKMNKEIQVALRQKSEIEHHRNKIRLRAKRKGHYDFPAMDDLMDSLGDAKEQDRIYQKAQMQIDKILDPDSRVPPLYTEPRKSGREKRSPKQRKKQQMNGDLTDADRDRLITNDSDGTYKKYPGVNNVAYVSDPDQGPEAQSPSPTDDVFLSSVSPPAGHTAPPPPYLPPQPSIEEARQQMHSLLDDAFALVSPSSQAANAGITLPGLGVRSEHTALSSPPSRGPRPCGPSYPALSPFSGRYSDLGLPPSTVQGLMHRPGLGCGYPQGEGVSGEQMQSEGLYNSRGGYIDEPPSSARPRPVGGTTGAQLHHMTQVNLSGRVNEGRQPGALNWGPYHEEDFRPVNRDPSPRSGMREPSAPPAHLDTVGLGFSPSAPPEDSVPPSHSSASLIKAIREELMRLSQKQAAPTGYHS, encoded by the exons ACCGGTCTTTGTTGGATTCCAACACAACAAAGCAATCTCTGATGGAAGTGCCACATCAAACAGCTTCACCCATCACCTTACTGTATACTTCCTTCGAAGCCTGGGGACAGTCCAGTGACATCCATAGGACATTCCCCATCTTGCCTAACACTGAATCACCCAAAGCCTCAGAGAATTACTACAGTCACACCATCGGCACTGTATATGGCTCAGCTTCCATGCCACCTCCAAGCTATATCCCTAATCCAGAGCCTCTCTCTGGCCCTGCAGTACATTCAGGCATCCAGCTCTCACAGACGTCACCAAATTTGCCTTCAACTGGGCTGGATTCTTTTGCAGAACCACCGTTTCCACCCCCTGAATTACCAGCAGAAAGATTTAGCAATAGTGACACTACATCTGCAAACCAAGAAGAACTTTCAAATCATTTAGTCCCTAGTCATGACTTAAATATCCAAAATGATGGTACCCTAGATGCTCATCTGTTATATCCAAGTCatgctgtttttggaaaatatcATTTGACATCATCTTTCACAGAACCAACTATGGGTCCACCAGAGGTCTTCTTCCCAGCCAACACTATGGATGTGGACTATGGTTCTGGTTCTGGTGATTACTTGGAAACAATGTCTTACATGGGAACTGAGGGAGATGACTATTCGTTGGTCACCAATTTTCCCTCCGACATGTATGACTTTGAGGACTCAAACTCCGAATCCTACGATACATCTTTCCCTACAAGGGTAATGATTCCTTTGTCCACAAGGTACCTCTCTCCCAGTACCTCCACAAATGTTCCTGATAGACATCTTACTATGAATCCTAACATGGCCTTCAGTATTACCCCAAATTCAACCAGTACTCTCCAAGTAACCAATAGCAAAATGACAGTTTCTCAAAGTGTAATGACCTCCAGAACCCCTACCCTAACCAGTATTCCCAACAGTCCGACCCATATGCCATTTTCCAGCACTGTTTACTTGGGTGTCCAAGCCATCCATCCTACAGCAGTGCATTCTAGTGCCTCCTTACATCGGAGCAACATAGTCAGTGACACTTCAGAGTCATATTCTAACTGGCCTGATGTTACCATTGAACCCAGTGATGTTCTTCTGCCTGATATGAATAGTCTGGAGTACTACAACATTCAACTGACAAAGAATAATGACAGCTTGACAGGACAACAGGGCAACCAGACCACTTCCAAAcatttctccctctccctgtcaGTAAGCACTACCAGCACCTACACTGTTCCTCCCAGTCACATGATAACAGTAATGTATGGAGAGGACCTGCAGCCTATGGGCAACAACTCCTGGCCTGAAGAATCTTCTACAGACATCTCAGGATTTGATTTGTCCAACACTACTGTCTTGGATTTGTCAGACATAAGACCTAGTCTAATGAATGGTACATTTCCGTTTTTGTACTCATCAGTGTTAACTCCTTCCATGGACTTTTCAACTTCCCTGTGGGATCTGGCCACGACTGCTAACTGGATTAGCACAGAATCTGTCAGCACCTCCCTGTCACTGTTTTTCCCACCCTCTGATTCAGAGGAATCCGATGTCATGTTTCCGACGTCCACAAACGTCTACTCTACATTGCCAGAGACCTCACTCCCTACTTCTTCAGTCATCAGTAATGTGTTCACCCAGACACATAATGCCTCTGAGGTGCCTACTGAGTCAACCCTCAATAGCACTTCTGCCATTTCTGTGACCGAGATGGCTGACCAAGGTTTCACAGGAGTAGAGAGTTCTTTCACTGAAGTTACCGATGATGTAATGACAACAACCAGCAAGCCAGCAGTCTCCACCACTTCAGTATTATATAATGAGACAACTGTGACTACCCCGGGCCCAACAACTGAAGTGTTTAATACTACAACTCTTACAATGCCTACAACCCCTTCAGTGACAACCCAGACTTCTACTCTTCAGACTACCACTGTCCGAGAGTACCTCTGCAACAATACCAAACCTGATACCTACTTAGTGCGAGTCG GTTTTCCGCTTGGCTCCACCGCTGGTTACGCCAAAACAAAAGTCGGAGAGATCCTCAAAGCGGAATTCAATCGATCGGTTGAACTGCAG gtggtgaAATCCCCTCCAGACTTTGTGTTTCGGGCTGTGTCTGGTCCTGTTGTCTACACAGCCATATCAGTTATGAACGCTCTGAGACGGTTTACATACACGTCTGACACCATTCTTAGTGTTTCCCCTATCAGTCCTGTACCAGGCCAACAGTACCACATCCATTCTG TGCTTCAGTTTGTGCCTATTGGCATTGACATGCATGTGTGCACATTCATCGAGCACATTGAAAGAGGCCTGATTTACGCTTTCGCCGAGGTGCGCCGTCGCTTAAAGGAGTCTACTGACTTTACCGTGCAC ATCTTGAACATCACCATGAGCTCTGTGGCACCAACACGGAGGCAGCTTCGTGGGCCAGTGGACATCACCTTTGTGGTACGTGATGCTCAAGGGTACATACTAGGGTCAGAGGTCAGCGGTCACTTGAGACATCTCAGTATGGTGGAGTTTAGCTACTACCTGGGATACCCTGTTCAGCAGATTGCAGAAC CATTTCACTACCCTGAACTGAACACCACACAGTTGCTACGCTCTTCATGGGTGAAGACAG tgttgCTGGGcgtgatggagaatgatgtgAGTGGTAGAATTTTCCAGGCAAAGATGGAGAGGAGACTAGCTCTGCTGCTTGGAGAGGGGCTTTCTGCAGGCCGACGCCTTAAAAGAGCCACCAGTATGGGCAACAACAGCGTACAG ATTGTGCAGATCACTCGTCTACCAGAACCGGATGACCCTCTGGAGATGATCTACTTTGTGGAAGGTGCTAACGGTGAAAGGCTGCCTGCTGTCACCACCGCAGACCTGCTGAACAGACTGGATGTGCAGCATGCGGCCATCTTGCTGGGATACCGCATCCAGGGAATTCTGGCGCAGC ctGTGGAGAAGCAGGCATCATTGCCGTCTGAGACAGAGAATACCAACACATGGATTATAGTAGGAGTGGTGGTGCCAGTACTGGTGGTGATGATCATCATAAGCATACTGTACTGGAAACTCTGCCGCACGGACAAGCTGGAGTTCCAGCCAGACACCATGAGCACTGTCCAACAGAGGCAGAAG AAGCCTATCTCTACTGCCACAAGCAGTAAGAAACAAGAATGTAtgaaagaggaggaagaggaagcgGTAAAGGAAGACGAGCCGAAAAAAGCGATCAAGGAAAAGTTGAAAGAAGGAGTGGAAATAGCAGAG CTGCAGACTCCCAGTGTGAAGGGCTTTGACTTTGCCAAGCTACACTTGGGCCAGCACAGTAAGGATGACCTCAGGGTGATCCAAGAACCTTTACCAGCCCCAGCGCCAGCTAAAGAGCCGAGTGCCAACGAGAACACAGAAGCGTCCACACCCAAATCCAAAGGCTCCTCCACTAAGGCCTCCCGTAACAGCCAGCACAGGAGGGGACA GATCTCTCCTTCCGACGGTGATTCGTTGGGAAGCGAGCCATTCAGTGAGAGGGAGTCTCCGAAGGCAAACCCGAGACTGTCCAGCGATCCCAAGCAACCTCGTAAGATGGCCCCGAACGGATTAAACG GTCCTCCTCCACTGAATGGTGCAGATGAGCAGGTATCATCAGCCTCCATTTTTGAGCACGTGGACCGGATGTCCCGCTCATCGGATGGCGCCAACAAGCGCTTCTCCAGCAAGATCCAGCTGATTGCCATGCAGCCCATGCCTGCTCTGCCCTTACCCTGCCCTGCAACCGATACCAAGGCTGCTGTCAACACCAAGATGAACAAGGAG ATCCAGGTTGCTCTGAGGCAAAAGTCTGAGATTGAGCACCATCGCAATAAGATCCGTCTCAGGGCTAAGAGGAAGGGCCACTATGACTTCCCCGCCATGGATGATCTCATGGACAGCCTGGGGGATGCAAAAGAGCAGGACCGCATCTACCAGAAGGCTCAGATGCAGATTGATAAGATCCTGGACCCGGATAGCCGCGTGCCCCCCCTCTACACCGAGCCCAGGAAAAG tggcaGAGAAAAGCGTTCTCCCAAGCAGAGAAAAAAGCAGCAGATGAATGGAGATCTGACAGacgcagacagagacagacttaTCACTAATGACAGTGACGGCACATACAAGAAATACCCAGGAGTCAACAATGTAGCATATGTG tCGGATCCTGACCAGGGCCCCGAAGCTCAAAGTCCATCCCCGACTGATGATGTCTTTCTGAGCTCGGTGTCGCCCCCAGCAGGCCACACCGCCCCTCCTCCACCCTACCTGCCCCCTCAGCCATCTATAGAGGAGGCCCGGCAGCAAATGCACTCGCTGCTTGATGATGCTTTTGCCCTGGTGTCCCCCTCTTCACAGGCCGCCAATGCGGGCATCACACTGCCTGGGTTGGGTGTCAGGAGTGAACACACAGCTCTTTCCAGCCCTCCGTCACGTGGCCCACGACCCTGTGGGCCTTCATACCCTGCGCTCAGCCCCTTCTCTGGG AGATATTCCGACTTAGGCCTGCCACCTTCGACAGTACAAGGCTTAATGCACAG GCCGGGTTTGGGATGTGGTTACCCTCAAGGAGAAGGAGTCAGCGGAGAGCAGATGCAGTCTGAGGGACTCTACAACAGCAGAGGGGGCTATATTGATGAACCGCCTTCTTCTGCTAGGCCTCGGCCAGTAGGGGGCACAACAG gtgctcAGTTACACCACATGACACAGGTGAATTTGTCAGGTCGTGTGAATGAAGGCAGGCAACCCGGTGCCTTAAACTGGGGGCCTTATCATGAAGAGGACTTCAGACCTGTGAACAGAGATCCT AGCCCCAGGAGCGGAATGAGAGAGCCGTCCGCCCCCCCTGCCCACCTGGACACAGTGGGCCTGGGCTTCTCTCCGTCTGCTCCTCCTGAGGACTCCGTTCCCCCGAGCCATTCCTCTGCCTCGCTCATCAAAGCCATCCGCGAGGAGCTGATGCGCCTTTCCCAGAAGCAAGCGGCCCCCACGGGCTACCACAGCTGA